The Agromyces marinus genome window below encodes:
- a CDS encoding fumarylacetoacetate hydrolase family protein: MLDPSRIREIADELFAADRDRTTVPLLTARNPGMGVADAYAVQAEWARRRQGAGARLVGRKIGLTSKVMQVATGITEPDYGVIFDDMVVESGSTIEFDRFSNVRIEVELAFVLGAPLDGPHTTIFDVLRATEYVVPALEVLNSHIALEGRTIVDTISDNAAMGAMVVGGRPVKVDDVDLRWVGALLSRNETIEESGVAGAVLGHPAMGVAWLANKLAQHGQSLGAGEIVLAGSFTRPMWVERGDTVHADYRDLGSISCRFA, encoded by the coding sequence ATGCTGGACCCGTCCCGAATCCGCGAGATCGCCGACGAACTGTTCGCCGCCGACCGCGACCGCACGACCGTCCCCCTCCTGACCGCCCGGAACCCCGGCATGGGCGTCGCGGACGCCTACGCCGTGCAGGCCGAGTGGGCGCGGCGACGCCAGGGCGCCGGCGCCCGGCTCGTGGGCCGCAAGATCGGCCTGACCTCCAAGGTGATGCAGGTCGCGACGGGCATCACCGAACCCGACTACGGCGTGATCTTCGACGACATGGTCGTCGAGTCGGGCTCGACCATCGAGTTCGACCGCTTCTCGAACGTGCGCATCGAGGTCGAGCTCGCGTTCGTGCTCGGCGCGCCGCTCGACGGGCCGCACACGACGATCTTCGACGTGCTCCGCGCGACCGAGTACGTCGTGCCGGCGCTCGAGGTGCTCAACTCGCACATCGCCCTCGAGGGCCGCACGATCGTCGACACGATCAGCGACAACGCCGCGATGGGCGCGATGGTCGTCGGCGGCCGCCCCGTGAAGGTCGACGACGTCGACCTTCGCTGGGTCGGTGCGCTGCTCAGCCGGAACGAGACCATCGAGGAGTCGGGCGTCGCGGGCGCCGTGCTCGGGCACCCCGCGATGGGCGTCGCGTGGCTCGCGAACAAGCTCGCGCAGCACGGCCAGTCGCTCGGGGCCGGCGAGATCGTCCTCGCGGGCAGCTTCACCCGACCCATGTGGGTCGAGCGCGGCGACACCGTCCACGCCGACTACCGCGACCTCGGGAGCATCTCGTGCCGATTCGCCTGA
- a CDS encoding thiamine pyrophosphate-binding protein gives MPTVSAHVARTLAAHVDHVFGVMGNGNAWFLDSLERDTDAAFTAVRHEAGGVVAADAHFRASGRVAAATATYGAGFTNTLTALAEAVQAAVPLVLVVGDEPTSGPRPWGVDQVALASAVGARTYTVGRTDAAATTVIAVEHALAYRVPTVLAIPYDVATAEAGPVPGVAEPRLPGALGPRGEFAAGAIATLAGRLAGASRPLLVAGRGAWLADAGGVLGELAAATGAVTASTALGRGIFPDDRYDLGVAGGFGAEGAMSLVREADVAVVFGASLNQFTMRCGDLFAPGTFIAQVDVAPAATHPHVGAYVRGDAALVGRALVAELGSLGAASSGWRESIELAPLRAHDPGVGVVPEDGRLDPRSVAARLAELLPEDRVVVSDGGHFIGWANMYWPVASPDRMVMVGTAFQSIGLGFPSVPGAAAANPDATIVLTTGDGGGLMAIADLESAVRTAAGRGIAVVWNDAAYGAEVHVYGRQGVAESPMRIPGVDFARLADAVGAEGVVVRRLDDLERLASWSAEPVGGRRFLLLDCRISDRVVAPYQDEILRAAAR, from the coding sequence ATGCCCACCGTCTCCGCGCACGTCGCCCGCACCCTCGCCGCCCACGTCGATCATGTCTTCGGCGTCATGGGCAACGGCAACGCCTGGTTCCTCGATTCGCTCGAACGCGACACGGACGCCGCTTTCACGGCCGTCCGGCATGAGGCCGGCGGCGTCGTCGCCGCGGATGCGCACTTCCGCGCATCCGGCCGCGTCGCCGCCGCGACGGCGACGTACGGCGCCGGGTTCACGAACACGCTGACGGCCCTGGCGGAGGCGGTGCAGGCCGCCGTCCCGCTCGTGCTCGTCGTGGGCGACGAGCCGACGTCGGGGCCGCGGCCCTGGGGCGTGGACCAGGTGGCGCTCGCATCCGCGGTCGGGGCGCGCACCTATACGGTCGGGCGAACGGATGCCGCGGCCACGACGGTCATCGCGGTCGAGCACGCCCTGGCCTACCGGGTGCCGACCGTGCTGGCGATCCCGTACGACGTCGCGACCGCGGAGGCCGGGCCCGTGCCCGGGGTCGCCGAGCCGCGCCTGCCCGGGGCGCTCGGGCCGCGCGGCGAGTTCGCCGCGGGGGCGATCGCGACGCTCGCCGGCCGACTCGCCGGGGCGAGTCGGCCGCTGCTGGTCGCGGGCCGCGGCGCGTGGCTCGCCGATGCCGGCGGGGTGCTCGGCGAGCTCGCGGCGGCGACGGGCGCCGTGACGGCGTCGACGGCGCTCGGGCGCGGGATCTTCCCCGACGACCGGTACGACCTCGGCGTGGCGGGCGGCTTCGGCGCCGAGGGCGCGATGTCGCTCGTGCGCGAAGCGGATGTCGCGGTCGTGTTCGGCGCCTCGCTGAACCAGTTCACGATGCGGTGCGGCGACCTGTTCGCGCCGGGCACGTTCATCGCGCAGGTGGATGTCGCGCCGGCCGCGACGCACCCGCACGTGGGCGCCTACGTCAGGGGCGACGCGGCGCTCGTCGGCCGGGCGCTGGTCGCCGAGCTCGGGTCGCTCGGCGCGGCGTCGTCGGGGTGGCGCGAGTCGATCGAGCTCGCGCCGCTCCGCGCCCACGATCCGGGCGTCGGCGTCGTGCCCGAGGACGGCCGCCTGGATCCGCGCTCGGTCGCGGCGCGACTGGCCGAGCTCCTCCCCGAGGACCGCGTCGTGGTCTCGGACGGGGGCCATTTCATCGGGTGGGCGAACATGTACTGGCCCGTGGCATCCCCCGACCGCATGGTCATGGTGGGCACCGCGTTCCAGTCGATCGGGCTCGGCTTCCCGAGTGTGCCGGGTGCTGCGGCGGCGAATCCGGACGCGACGATCGTGCTGACGACGGGTGACGGCGGTGGCCTCATGGCGATCGCCGATCTCGAGTCCGCGGTGCGGACGGCGGCGGGCCGCGGCATCGCCGTGGTGTGGAACGACGCGGCGTACGGCGCGGAGGTGCACGTGTACGGGCGGCAGGGCGTCGCGGAGTCGCCCATGCGCATTCCGGGGGTGGATTTCGCGCGGCTCGCCGACGCCGTCGGCGCCGAGGGCGTCGTGGTGCGCCGGCTCGACGACCTGGAGCGGCTCGCGTCGTGGAGTGCCGAACCGGTCGGCGGGCGACGGTTCCTGCTGCTTGACTGCCGCATCTCGGACCGGGTCGTCGCGCCCTATCAGGATGAGATCCTTCGCGCTGCGGCACGCTGA
- the hpaE gene encoding 5-carboxymethyl-2-hydroxymuconate semialdehyde dehydrogenase, whose translation MTRHIPEGLPDRIRHYIDGEFVDSIGGESFDVLDPVSNQTYVQAAAGQQADIDRAVAAARRAFADGPWPRMLPRERSRVLHRIADLVESRDARLAELETFDTGLPITQALGQARRAAENFRFFADLIVAQSDDTYKVPGRQVNYVNRKPIGVAGLITPWNTPFMLESWKLAPAIATGNTVVLKPAEFTPLSASLWAGIFEEAGLPQGVFNLVNGLGEEAGDALVKHPDVPLISFTGESRTGQVIFGNAAPYLKGLSMELGGKSPAVVFADADLDAAVDATIFGVFSLNGERCTAGSRILVERAVYDEFVEKYAAQAKRVVVGDPHDPKTEVGALVHPEHYDKVMSYVEIGKGEARLVAGGGRPEGLPTGNYVAPTVFADVPKDARIFQEEIFGPVVAITPFDSDEEALELANGVKYGLAAYIWTNDLTRAHNFAQAVEAGMVWLNSNNVRDLRTPFGGVKASGLGHEGGYRSIDFYTDQQAVHITLGAVHNPTFGKA comes from the coding sequence ATGACCCGCCACATCCCCGAGGGGCTGCCCGACCGCATCCGCCACTACATCGACGGCGAGTTCGTCGACTCGATCGGCGGCGAGAGCTTCGACGTGCTCGACCCCGTCTCGAACCAGACCTACGTGCAGGCCGCGGCCGGCCAGCAGGCCGACATCGACCGCGCCGTCGCCGCCGCGCGCCGCGCGTTCGCCGACGGCCCGTGGCCGCGCATGCTGCCCCGCGAACGCTCGCGCGTGCTGCACCGCATCGCCGACCTCGTCGAGTCGCGCGACGCGCGCCTGGCCGAGCTCGAGACGTTCGACACGGGCCTGCCGATCACGCAGGCCCTCGGCCAGGCTCGGCGCGCGGCCGAGAACTTCCGGTTCTTCGCCGACCTGATCGTCGCCCAGTCCGACGACACCTACAAGGTGCCCGGCCGGCAGGTCAACTACGTCAACCGCAAGCCGATCGGCGTCGCGGGCCTCATCACGCCCTGGAACACGCCGTTCATGCTCGAGTCGTGGAAGCTCGCGCCCGCGATCGCGACGGGCAACACCGTCGTGCTGAAGCCGGCCGAGTTCACCCCGCTCTCGGCGAGCCTCTGGGCGGGGATCTTCGAGGAGGCCGGGCTGCCGCAGGGCGTGTTCAACCTCGTCAACGGCCTCGGCGAGGAGGCGGGCGACGCCCTCGTGAAGCACCCGGACGTGCCGCTGATCTCGTTCACGGGCGAGAGCCGCACGGGTCAGGTCATCTTCGGCAACGCGGCGCCGTACCTCAAGGGCCTCTCGATGGAGCTCGGCGGCAAGAGCCCCGCCGTCGTGTTCGCCGACGCCGACCTCGACGCCGCGGTCGACGCGACGATCTTCGGCGTGTTCTCGCTGAACGGCGAACGCTGCACGGCGGGCAGCCGCATCCTCGTGGAGCGGGCCGTCTACGACGAGTTCGTCGAGAAGTACGCCGCGCAGGCGAAGCGCGTCGTCGTCGGCGACCCGCACGACCCGAAGACCGAGGTGGGCGCGCTCGTGCACCCCGAGCACTACGACAAGGTCATGTCGTACGTCGAGATCGGCAAGGGCGAGGCACGGCTCGTCGCGGGCGGCGGCCGCCCCGAGGGCCTGCCGACGGGCAACTACGTCGCGCCGACGGTCTTCGCCGACGTCCCGAAGGACGCCCGGATCTTCCAGGAGGAGATCTTCGGTCCGGTCGTGGCGATCACGCCGTTCGACTCCGACGAGGAGGCGCTCGAACTCGCCAACGGCGTGAAGTACGGCCTCGCCGCCTACATCTGGACCAACGACCTCACGCGCGCGCACAACTTCGCCCAGGCCGTCGAGGCGGGCATGGTCTGGCTGAACTCGAACAACGTGCGCGACCTGCGGACCCCGTTCGGCGGCGTCAAGGCCTCCGGCCTCGGGCACGAGGGCGGCTACCGCTCGATCGACTTCTACACCGACCAGCAGGCCGTGCACATCACCCTCGGGGCCGTGCACAACCCCACCTTCGGCAAGGCCTGA
- a CDS encoding fumarylacetoacetate hydrolase family protein: protein MTAIATPGKIIAVHLNYPSRAAQRGRTPAQPSYFLKPQSSLAGTGGTLERPAGTELLAFEGELALIIGTPARHVSPDDGWSHVAAVTAANDFGLYDLRAADKGSNVRSKGGDGFTPLGPAAIPTAGIGPGDWRVRTWVDGELVQEDTTDTLLFDFGRLVADLSQHFTLHTGDVILTGTPAGSTVVLPGDVVEVEVDAPNAPGAPSTGRLVTTITQGGTAFGDFGSKPAVDDLQRIEAWGSEHAHAEAVAAGRATPLDGAEAAEPEFELTDGLRETLASVAVATLSVALRKRGYHDIFIEGVRANHAGDRIVGRARTLRFIPARPDLFDSHGGGYNAQKRAFDSVGPGEVLVVDARGERGTGTVGDVLALRAKVRGAAGIVTDGGVRDFDAVAEIGIPVFSQGAHPSVLGRRHVPWETDVTIACGGAAVQPGDVIVGDGDGVIVIPPHLVAEVAAEAAEQDAADAWVADRVAEGEPVDGLFPMNREWRQRYERERTEAASS from the coding sequence ATGACCGCCATCGCCACCCCCGGCAAGATCATCGCCGTCCACCTGAACTACCCGTCGCGTGCGGCGCAGCGCGGCCGCACGCCGGCCCAGCCGAGCTACTTCCTCAAGCCGCAGAGCTCGCTCGCCGGCACCGGGGGAACGCTCGAGCGCCCCGCGGGCACCGAACTGCTCGCGTTCGAGGGCGAACTGGCCCTCATCATCGGCACGCCCGCCCGCCACGTCTCCCCCGACGACGGCTGGTCGCACGTCGCCGCCGTCACCGCCGCCAACGACTTCGGGCTCTACGACCTGCGGGCCGCCGACAAGGGCTCGAACGTGCGCTCCAAGGGCGGCGACGGCTTCACCCCGCTCGGGCCCGCCGCGATCCCCACCGCCGGCATCGGGCCGGGCGACTGGCGCGTGCGCACCTGGGTCGACGGCGAACTCGTCCAGGAGGACACGACCGACACGCTCCTGTTCGACTTCGGGCGCCTCGTCGCCGACCTCTCGCAGCACTTCACGCTCCACACCGGCGACGTGATCCTCACGGGCACCCCGGCCGGCTCGACCGTCGTCCTCCCCGGCGACGTCGTCGAAGTCGAGGTCGACGCGCCGAACGCACCGGGCGCGCCCTCGACCGGGCGCCTCGTGACCACCATCACGCAGGGCGGCACGGCCTTCGGCGACTTCGGCTCGAAGCCCGCAGTCGACGACCTCCAGCGCATCGAGGCGTGGGGCTCCGAGCACGCCCACGCCGAGGCGGTCGCCGCCGGGCGCGCGACGCCGCTCGACGGGGCCGAAGCCGCCGAGCCGGAGTTCGAACTCACCGACGGACTTCGCGAGACCCTGGCATCCGTCGCCGTCGCCACGCTCTCGGTCGCGCTGCGCAAGCGCGGGTACCACGACATCTTCATCGAGGGGGTCCGCGCCAACCACGCGGGCGACCGCATCGTCGGTCGAGCACGCACGCTGCGCTTCATCCCCGCCCGACCCGACCTGTTCGACTCGCACGGCGGCGGCTACAACGCCCAGAAGCGCGCCTTCGACTCCGTGGGCCCCGGCGAGGTGCTCGTGGTCGACGCCCGCGGCGAGCGCGGCACCGGCACCGTCGGCGACGTGCTGGCGCTGCGCGCCAAGGTGCGCGGCGCCGCGGGAATCGTCACCGACGGCGGCGTGCGCGACTTCGACGCGGTCGCCGAGATCGGCATCCCGGTCTTCTCGCAGGGCGCCCACCCGAGCGTGCTCGGGCGGCGGCACGTCCCGTGGGAGACCGACGTGACGATCGCGTGCGGCGGCGCCGCCGTGCAGCCCGGCGACGTGATCGTCGGCGACGGCGACGGCGTCATCGTGATCCCGCCGCACCTCGTCGCCGAGGTCGCGGCCGAGGCCGCCGAACAGGACGCCGCCGACGCATGGGTCGCCGATCGGGTCGCCGAGGGCGAACCGGTCGACGGGCTGTTCCCGATGAACCGCGAGTGGCGGCAGCGCTACGAGCGCGAACGCACGGAGGCCGCGTCGTCGTGA
- a CDS encoding GntR family transcriptional regulator — protein sequence MSVESKSQRAYRFVRERIDDGRYVPGYRLVLAQIAAELDVSVVPVREAIRRLEAEGLVTFQRNVGAQVALIKETEYLHTMQTLALVEGFATSLTAPHVTPEQLERARAINDEMRRTLDDFDPHRFTELNLEFHSVLFEGCPNPHVLDLVHRGWNRMRVLRDSSFSFVPGRARASVEEHERIVALIEQGADPLEIELAAREHRTGTLDAVLAYQATRRTTADATATPLLPVPEPGADAAASASPKEAPIP from the coding sequence GTGAGCGTCGAGAGCAAGTCCCAGCGCGCATACCGCTTCGTCAGGGAACGCATCGACGACGGGCGGTACGTCCCCGGCTACCGGCTCGTGCTCGCCCAGATCGCCGCGGAGCTCGACGTCTCCGTCGTGCCCGTCCGCGAGGCCATCCGGCGGCTCGAGGCCGAAGGCCTCGTGACCTTCCAGCGCAACGTGGGCGCACAGGTCGCGCTCATCAAGGAGACCGAGTACCTGCACACGATGCAGACGCTCGCGCTCGTCGAGGGCTTCGCGACCTCGCTCACGGCTCCGCACGTCACGCCCGAACAGCTCGAGCGGGCGCGCGCGATCAACGACGAGATGCGGCGCACCCTCGACGACTTCGACCCGCACCGGTTCACCGAACTCAACCTCGAGTTCCACTCGGTGCTCTTCGAAGGCTGCCCCAACCCGCACGTGCTCGACCTCGTGCACCGCGGCTGGAACCGCATGCGCGTGCTGCGCGACTCGTCGTTCAGCTTCGTCCCGGGCCGGGCCAGAGCCTCCGTCGAGGAGCACGAGCGCATCGTCGCCCTCATCGAGCAGGGCGCCGACCCGCTCGAGATCGAGCTGGCCGCCCGCGAGCACCGCACCGGCACGCTCGATGCGGTCCTCGCCTACCAGGCCACCCGTCGGACCACGGCGGATGCCACGGCGACCCCGCTCCTCCCCGTCCCCGAGCCCGGCGCCGACGCCGCGGCATCCGCTTCACCCAAGGAGGCACCGATCCCATGA
- the hpaD gene encoding 3,4-dihydroxyphenylacetate 2,3-dioxygenase, giving the protein MTDRTAPSHRDGMTLTSSGFHVSQEAPIHSENPVPTPTSPAPDILRCAYMELVVTDLAASREFYVDVLDMVVTEEDDETVYLRSLEEFIHHNLVLRKGPVAAVAAFSYRVRTPEDLDRAVAFYTELGCRVERRAEGFTAGIGDSVRVEDPLGFPYEFFHDVEHVERLAWRYDLYTPGALVRLDHFNQVTPDVPRAVKFMQDLGFRVTEDIQDEEGTVYAAWMRRKPTVHDTAMTGGDGPRMHHVAFSTHEKHNILAICDKLGALRRSDAIERGPGRHGVSNAFYLYLRDPDGHRVEIYTQDYYTGDPDNPVVTWDVHDNQRRDWWGNPVVPSWYTEASLVLDLDGNPQPVVTRTDSSEMAVTIGADGFSYTRQGDQEQGFKLGNTL; this is encoded by the coding sequence ATGACCGACCGCACCGCACCATCGCACCGCGATGGCATGACCCTCACCTCCTCGGGCTTCCACGTGAGCCAGGAGGCCCCCATCCACTCCGAGAACCCGGTGCCGACGCCGACCTCGCCCGCACCCGACATCCTGCGCTGCGCCTACATGGAGCTCGTCGTGACCGACCTCGCCGCGTCGCGCGAGTTCTACGTCGACGTGCTCGACATGGTCGTGACCGAGGAGGACGACGAGACCGTCTACCTGCGCTCGCTCGAGGAGTTCATCCACCACAACCTCGTGCTCCGCAAGGGGCCCGTCGCGGCCGTCGCCGCGTTCAGCTACCGCGTGCGCACGCCCGAGGACCTCGACCGGGCGGTCGCCTTCTACACCGAGCTCGGATGCCGCGTCGAACGTCGCGCGGAGGGCTTCACCGCGGGCATCGGCGACTCGGTCCGCGTCGAGGACCCGCTCGGCTTCCCGTACGAGTTCTTCCACGACGTCGAGCACGTCGAGCGCCTGGCCTGGCGCTACGACCTGTACACGCCGGGCGCACTCGTGCGCCTCGACCACTTCAACCAGGTCACGCCGGACGTGCCGCGTGCGGTGAAGTTCATGCAGGACCTCGGGTTCCGTGTGACCGAGGACATCCAGGACGAGGAGGGCACGGTCTACGCGGCCTGGATGCGCCGCAAGCCGACCGTGCACGACACCGCGATGACCGGCGGCGACGGCCCCCGCATGCACCACGTCGCGTTCTCGACGCACGAGAAGCACAACATCCTCGCGATCTGCGACAAGCTCGGCGCCCTGCGCCGCTCCGACGCGATCGAGCGCGGCCCGGGCCGCCACGGCGTGTCGAACGCGTTCTACCTGTACCTGCGCGACCCCGACGGCCACCGCGTCGAGATCTACACGCAGGACTACTACACGGGCGACCCCGACAACCCCGTGGTCACGTGGGACGTGCACGACAACCAGCGCCGCGACTGGTGGGGCAACCCCGTCGTGCCGAGCTGGTACACCGAGGCCTCGCTCGTGCTCGACCTCGACGGCAACCCGCAGCCCGTGGTGACGCGCACCGACTCGTCCGAGATGGCCGTCACGATCGGCGCCGACGGGTTCTCCTACACCCGGCAGGGCGACCAGGAGCAGGGCTTCAAGCTCGGCAACACCCTGTGA
- a CDS encoding HpcH/HpaI aldolase family protein yields MPIRLTLPPTFSARIDAADRPQVGMWVCSGSPLVAEIAAGSGLDWVLIDAEHSPNGLESVLAQLQAVAAYPVAPVVRVPFGDTVTIKQFLDLGVQNLLVPMVDSAEQAAEVVRATRYPQGGVRGVGAALARASRWNRVEDYLAQASSTISVFAQVESAAAIASVEAIAATPGLDGLFVGPSDLAASMGLLGQQGHPDVVAAVLTAVRAGVEAGVPVGVNAFVPADAERYLDAGASFVAVGADVALLARASEALADRFIGDTGPARGSY; encoded by the coding sequence GTGCCGATTCGCCTGACCCTCCCCCCGACGTTCTCCGCACGCATCGACGCGGCCGATCGGCCGCAGGTCGGCATGTGGGTCTGCTCGGGCAGCCCGCTCGTCGCCGAGATCGCGGCCGGCAGCGGGCTCGACTGGGTGCTCATCGATGCCGAGCACTCGCCGAACGGGCTCGAGTCGGTGCTCGCGCAGCTCCAGGCGGTCGCCGCGTACCCCGTCGCGCCGGTCGTGCGCGTGCCCTTCGGCGACACCGTGACGATCAAGCAGTTCCTCGACCTCGGCGTGCAGAACCTGCTGGTGCCGATGGTCGACTCGGCCGAGCAGGCGGCCGAGGTCGTGCGCGCGACCAGGTACCCGCAGGGCGGGGTGCGCGGCGTCGGCGCGGCGCTCGCGCGCGCCTCGCGCTGGAACCGCGTCGAGGACTACCTCGCCCAGGCCTCGTCGACGATCAGCGTGTTCGCGCAGGTCGAATCGGCCGCGGCGATCGCCTCGGTCGAGGCGATCGCGGCGACCCCCGGGCTGGACGGCCTGTTCGTCGGCCCGTCGGACCTCGCGGCCTCGATGGGGCTGCTCGGGCAGCAGGGGCACCCGGATGTCGTCGCCGCCGTCCTCACGGCCGTCCGCGCGGGCGTCGAGGCGGGCGTCCCGGTCGGCGTGAACGCCTTCGTCCCGGCCGATGCCGAGCGCTATCTCGACGCGGGCGCATCGTTCGTCGCGGTGGGAGCGGATGTCGCACTGCTCGCGCGCGCGTCCGAAGCCCTCGCCGATCGCTTCATCGGCGACACCGGCCCGGCGCGCGGCAGCTACTGA
- a CDS encoding aldehyde dehydrogenase family protein codes for MNSPTPVLEDAKTDLLAAITPQAGERREILDPATGGLVGHAPVHTVEDLEAAIARAEAAQPAWAALGHERRSELLMQAADALDAEAEALAHVLSREQGKPLNGPNARFEVGAASGWMRAAAATPLEAEVVVDDGQTRAELHYRPIGVVGAIGPWNWPQMITVWQVAPALRMGNTVVVKPSEYTPLSVLALIEVINRVLPAGVVEVVSGGRDVGAALASHPSIGKVMFTGSTATGKAIIRSSADTVKRLTLELGGNDAGIVLPDVDPKAIAEGVFWGAFINTGQTCAALKRLYVHDDVYDAVCEALVDVARAMPMGVGLDEANVLGPLQNRQQFDIVDRLVESAKAGSARVLLGGDPDRTLAGNFYPTTLVADIDDRAPLVQEEQFGPALPIIRYRDLDEAIAMANGVEVGLGASVWSTDRDEARRIAARLEAGTVWINAHGAIHPMAPFGGAKQSGYGLEFGVEGLKALGVPQVVHG; via the coding sequence ATGAACAGCCCGACCCCAGTCCTCGAGGACGCCAAGACCGACCTGCTCGCCGCGATCACGCCCCAGGCCGGCGAACGCCGCGAGATCCTCGACCCGGCCACGGGCGGGCTCGTCGGGCACGCGCCGGTGCACACCGTCGAGGACCTCGAAGCGGCGATCGCCCGCGCCGAGGCCGCGCAGCCCGCCTGGGCGGCCCTCGGCCACGAGCGCCGGAGCGAACTGCTCATGCAGGCAGCCGACGCCCTCGACGCCGAGGCGGAGGCCCTCGCGCACGTGCTCTCGCGCGAGCAGGGCAAGCCCCTGAACGGACCCAACGCGCGCTTCGAGGTCGGCGCGGCATCCGGGTGGATGCGGGCCGCCGCGGCGACGCCGCTCGAGGCCGAGGTCGTCGTCGACGACGGTCAGACGCGTGCCGAGCTGCACTACCGCCCGATCGGCGTGGTCGGCGCGATCGGCCCGTGGAACTGGCCGCAGATGATCACCGTCTGGCAGGTCGCGCCGGCGCTGCGCATGGGCAACACGGTGGTCGTGAAGCCGTCGGAGTACACCCCGCTCAGCGTGCTCGCCCTCATCGAGGTCATCAACCGCGTGCTGCCCGCGGGCGTCGTCGAGGTCGTCTCGGGCGGCCGCGACGTCGGCGCGGCGCTGGCATCCCACCCGTCGATCGGGAAGGTGATGTTCACCGGCTCGACCGCGACCGGCAAGGCGATCATCCGTAGCTCGGCCGACACCGTGAAGCGCCTCACGCTCGAGCTCGGCGGCAACGACGCCGGCATCGTGCTGCCCGACGTCGACCCGAAGGCGATCGCCGAGGGCGTCTTCTGGGGCGCGTTCATCAACACGGGCCAGACGTGCGCCGCACTGAAGCGCCTCTACGTGCACGACGACGTCTACGACGCCGTGTGCGAGGCGCTCGTCGACGTCGCGCGCGCGATGCCCATGGGTGTCGGGCTCGACGAGGCGAACGTCCTCGGGCCGCTGCAGAACCGGCAGCAGTTCGACATCGTCGACCGGCTCGTGGAATCGGCGAAGGCCGGCAGCGCGCGGGTGCTGCTCGGCGGCGACCCGGATCGCACCCTGGCCGGCAACTTCTACCCGACGACGCTCGTGGCCGACATCGACGACCGCGCCCCGCTCGTGCAGGAGGAGCAGTTCGGCCCGGCACTGCCGATCATCCGCTACCGCGACCTCGACGAGGCGATCGCGATGGCGAACGGGGTCGAGGTGGGGCTCGGCGCCTCGGTGTGGTCGACCGACCGCGACGAGGCGCGACGCATCGCCGCGCGCCTCGAGGCCGGCACGGTGTGGATCAATGCCCACGGTGCGATCCACCCGATGGCCCCCTTCGGCGGCGCGAAGCAGTCCGGCTACGGGCTCGAGTTCGGCGTCGAGGGCCTCAAGGCGCTCGGCGTGCCGCAGGTCGTCCACGGCTGA